In a genomic window of Amphiprion ocellaris isolate individual 3 ecotype Okinawa chromosome 13, ASM2253959v1, whole genome shotgun sequence:
- the mif gene encoding macrophage migration inhibitory factor produces the protein MPLFQVNTNVAKSDVPAAFLPEATEELSKAMGKPEQYIAVQINTDQTMTFGGKGDPCACCTLQSIGKISASQNKQYCQLLFGLLKKHLGISPDRIYIIFVDLNAANVGWNNTTFG, from the exons ATGCCGCTGTTCCAGGTGAACACCAACGTAGCCAAAAGTGATGTTCCAGCGGCTTTTCTGCCCGAGGCTACCGAGGAGCTGTCTAAAGCTATGGGCAAACCTGAACAG TACATTGCTGTGCAGATCAACACTGACCAAACAATGACATTTGGAGGAAAGGGAGACCCCTGCGCATGCTGCACCCTCCAAAGCATTGGCAAGATCAGTGCCTCTCAGAACAAGCAGTACTGCCAACTCCTGTTTGGACTGCTCAAAAAACACCTGGGCATCTCTCCTGACAG GATTTATATCATCTTTGTAGACTTGAATGCAGCCAATGTGGGTTGGAACAACACTACGTTTGGCTGA
- the LOC111583657 gene encoding zinc finger protein 567-like: MSDYLTRAFRAQLTTTMDAVLRKAVFEVMKIFENTLYDHQMEMAQKGEEVAQLKIKLQTAELRLKDLELGGDKGAETKKTQTNPTPKDTDVVHDASAQTSNVPEIDFEVPDDWCAPLGSETKPRVDICPSVRLRRLSIPVSHIPIRKQEVIDFDINSCQKTNHGRKSKRISTLNENHKQTEDRKLQRHGKGARRTPIRSDIKILLKDIQQEYSAVANFQSLREARHRTGKKQDHTNNSQRERKKSTATESKSTEEKTVKNDGKNTYSCKICKKTFDTEFGLNVHANSHRRCRGCKKSFPLLSALKCHKPVCKKLKRLLEKEAASTPKISCDKEKTPELSKKQNVIEKKSTPSSSNHSELPTQGDGSTSRYSCTYCNKKFNFPYKLQQHMRIHTGEKPFSCSMCPKEFRLKQSLKLHMENHHKGQTNSIETNGDLAWMEPLEKNDNNREDPNSSSQGKSQEISNKDQSQSSTNKKSRWQTMGQRHKNGFVCLVCQKFITSKTILIEHYRIHTGEKPIKCDRCSAMFRTKPQMYMHRKRKCCFAVTPLSVEKC, encoded by the exons ATGTCTGACTATCTGACCCGAGCGTTCAGGGCCCAGCTGACCACAACTATGGACGCAGTCTTGAGGAAAGCTGTGTTTGAAGTAATGAAGATTTTTGAAAACACTCTATATGACCATCAAATGGAGATGGCACAGAAAGGAGAAGAGGTCGCTCAACTTAAAATAAAGTTACAGACAGCAGAGCTAAGGCTGAAAGACCTTGAACTTGGAGGTGACAAAggagcagaaacaaaaaaaacccagacaaATCCGACGCCAAAAGACACCGACGTTGTTCATGATGCCTCAGCACAAACGTCTAATGTTCCTGAGATTGATTTTGAAG TACCTGATGACTGGTGTGCTCCTCTGGGCAGCGAGACCAAGCCACGTGTTGACATTTGTCCCAGCGTAAGACTGCGCCGCTTGTCCATTCCTGTGTCGCACATTCCAATCCGCAAGCAAGAG GTGATTGACTTTGACATCAACTCCTGTCAGAAGACCAACCATGGCAGGAAATCCAAGAGAA TTTCCACCTTAAATGAGAATCACAAACAGACTGaggacagaaaattacaaaggCATGGCAAAGGAGCTCGACGTACGCCAATAAGGAGTGATATAAAAATATTGCTCAAAGACATCCAACAGGAATATTCTGCTGTGGCAAATTTTCAAAGTCTTAGAGAAGCGAGACATCgtacaggaaaaaaacaagatcaTACAAACAACAGCCAAAGAGAGCgaaaaaaaagtacagcaaCTGAATCCAAATCCACAGAAGAAAAGACGGTGAAAAATGATGGGAAAAATACGTACTCCTGCAAGATCTGCAAGAAGACATTCGATACAGAATTTGGCCTAAATGTTCATGCAAATTCACACAGGAGATGCCGAGGCTGCAAAAAATCCTTCCCGTTACTCAGCGCTCTTAAATGTCATAAACCAGTCTGTAAAAAACTCAAGAGATTGCTGGAAAAAGAAGCTGCCAGCACTCCAAAAATCTCctgtgacaaagaaaaaacacctgAACTGAGCAAAAAACAGAATGTCATTGAGAAAAAGTCCACACCTTCCTCTAGCAACCACAGTGAGTTACCCACCCAGGGAGATGGATCAACCAGCAGGTACAGCTGTACATACTGCAACAAGAAGTTTAATTTCCCCTACAAGCTCCAACAGCACATGCGTATTCATACTGGTGAAAAGCCGTTTTCTTGCAGCATGTGCCCAAAAGAATTCCGCCTCAAGCAGTCACTAAAATTGCATATGGAGAACCATCACAAAGGCCAAACGAATTCCATTGAAACAAACGGAGACCTTGCATGGATGGAACCCTTAGAAAAGAATGATAATAATAGAGAGGATCCAAATTCTTCTAGCCAAGGCAAAAGTCAGGAAATCAGCAACAAAGATCAAAGTCAAAGCAGTACAAACAAAAAGTCAAGATGGCAAACAATGGGCCAGCGGCATAAAAATGGTTTCGTCTGCCTAGTGTGTCAGAAGTTTATAACAAGCAAAACCATACTGATTGAACACTATCGCATCCACACAGGAGAGAAGCCCATCAAATGCGACAGGTGTTCTGCAATGTTTCGTACTAAACCACAGATGTACATgcacagaaagagaaagtgttgttttgctgtgacACCGCTCAGTGTTGAGAAGTGTTAG
- the LOC111583659 gene encoding zinc finger protein 13-like, which yields MAVYRCQCRGVYSGSNIVCLLPLEANLRRKQRCQSVVGIKTVSAKQRIMESARSAFHAQLATVMDSLLAAAVCEIAKIFESSLCEQQAELAQKTEEISILRCKLEKVERRQKAKGGGSEEGEMSSGDREGNLRQQTLTESGLNVGKDVSSHSDPVEGNSQSLNRLKEEVTGQDGASVKHERAGLRSALGSVTVLAPEGSLAAGDQRQIDALPATQAKSKLSHWNQSSHSADQRSLRDQASTPFLSISQSGRCSPRPDPSLAQPGEWLPGLDATRGGVSGLENLQADGTSCSGPACGSTGTDAPCFRPSFGSDDTSNEDDDSSFPFLDQEPENHNANQNSVQDQGVRQRGARQDQPQAPTGESPWRPRDDRVARSPINHMRRVANFNSRDPLRPQSNSQSLTLRHTNTLSHPPAPGGGNGRPYTCPYCTKCFTYPSHQRRHLLRHTGVRLHPCQFCDKSFLTPSELTVHTRTHTGERPFGCAQCGKRFARSGNLRAHQRDVHMGKRPFACTECGKRFAHRGNLRVHNHRVHQGDPYYMDDQQEPDIGPNPI from the exons ATGGCAGTTTATAGATGCCAGTGCAGAGGAGTGTACAGTGGTAGCAACATCGTCTGTCTCCTGCCTCTGGAGGCCAACCTCAGAAGAAAACAGCGGTGTCAGTCAGTCGTTGGCATTAAAACAGTGTCAGCCAAACAAAGGATAATGGAGTCGGCGAGGAGCGCTTTCCATGCTCAGCTGGCCACTGTCATGGACTCACTGCTTGCAGCCGCTGTGTGCGAGATCGCCAAGATCTTTGAGAGCAGCCTGTGTGAACAGCAGGCGGAGCTGGCGCAGAAAACGGAGGAGATCTCCATCCTCCGGTGCAAGCTGGAGAAAGTCGAGAGGAGGCAGAAGGCGAAGGGAGGAGGGAGCGAGGAAGGGGAGATGTCATCAGGAGACAGAGAGGGCAACTTGAGGCAACAGACCTTGACAGAATCAG GACTGAATGTGGGAAAGGATGTGTCTTCTCATTCAGACCCAGTGGAAGGAAATAGCCAGAGCCTCAACAGGCTGAAAGAAGAGGTCACGGGTCAGGATGGAGCTTCAGTAAAACATGAG CGTGCTGGATTGCGGTCTGCCCTGGGATCTGTCACAGTCTTAGCCCCAGAGGGAAGTCTTGCTGCTGGAGACCAGAGGCAGATCGATGCCTTGCCTGCTACACAAGCAAAGAGCAAAT TATCTCATTGGAATCAGAGCAGTCACAGTGCAGACCAGAGATCCCTCCGGGATCAAGCCTCTACcccttttctctccatctcccaGAGTGGACGCTGCTCCCCGAGGCCCGACCCAAGTTTAGCTCAACCAGGGGAGTGGTTACCAGGGTTGGACGCTACTCGGGGTGGGGTGTCTGGTCTGGAGAACCTGCAGGCAGATGGCACCAGCTGCTCTGGTCCAGCTTGCGGCAGCACTGGCACAGATGCGCCCTGCTTCCGACCTAGTTTTGGCTCAGATGATACCAGCAATGAGGATGATGATAGCTCTTTCCCCTTCCTGGACCAGGAGCCCGAGAACCACAACGCCAATCAGAACTCAGTCCAGGATCAGGGTGTCAGGCAGAGGGGTGCTCGTCAGGATCAACCCCAAGCCCCTACTGGTGAATCACCATGGAGACCCAGAGACGACAGGGTTGCGAGAAGTCCGATCAATCACATGCGGCGGGTTGCAAATTTTAACAGTAGAGACCCTCTCAGGCCACAGTCTAATTCACAGTCACTCACTCTgcgacacacaaacactctcaGCCACCCTCCAGCTCCGGGTGGAGGAAATGGACGACCTTACACTTGTCCATACTGCACAAAGTGTTTTACGTACCCATCCCACCAGCGCAGACACCTTTTACGCCACACAGGGGTCAGACTGCATCCCTGTCAGTTTTGTGACAAGAGCTTCCTCACTCCCTCTGAGCTCACTGTTCACACTCGCACACATACAGGAGAGCGGCCTTTCGGCTGCGctcagtgtgggaaacgttttGCCCGTAGCGGGAACCTGAGAGCTCACCAGCGGGACGTTCACATGGGAAAGAGACCGTTTGCCTGCACGGAGTGTGGAAAGAGATTTGCGCACAGGGGTAACCTGAGGGTGCACAACCACAGAGTTCACCAGGGAGATCCTTACTACATGGATGATCAGCAGGAGCCTGACATAGGCCCCAATCccatttga